The following coding sequences lie in one Zingiber officinale cultivar Zhangliang chromosome 2B, Zo_v1.1, whole genome shotgun sequence genomic window:
- the LOC122046667 gene encoding flavonoid 3'-monooxygenase CYP75B137-like: MFDILPICLSILLPCVFLFYCRSMHRGGRSRPLPPGPRGWPVVGNLPLLGTKPHRTLQALSEIYGPLFRLRFGSVDVVVAASADVASQFLRAQDANFSDRPPNSGAEHVAYNYQDLVFAPYGPRWRHLRKLCSVHLFSAKALGDLRWVREGEIGLLVRALVCGRNPVNVGQAVNVCATNALARAMLGRRVFEEEGAASGEFKEMVVELMRLAGEFNVGDFVPWLRWLDLQGVVERMKRLHRKYDEMLDGIIEEHRRAKAAGGKGGGGGGKGRDLLSVLIELTEKPDDEGGKLTDTNIKALLLNLFTAGTDTSSSTVEWALAELIRHPAVLRRAQAELDAAVGKARLVQEADLPDLPLLQAVVKETFRLHPSTPLSLPRVASEACEVGGFTVPKGATLLVNVWAITHDPSSWGPQAAEFQPDRFLPGGAHEGVDLRGNDFELIPFGAGRRICAGMSLGIRMVQLMTATLVHAFDWRLPEGQTPDKLDMEEAYGLTLQRAAPLTALPVPRLLAEAYDIELCCT; encoded by the exons ATGTTTGATATTCTCCCTATCTGCCTCTCCATTCTACTCCCTTGCGTCTTCCTCTTCTACTGCAGGTCGATGCACCGAGGCGGCCGCTCTAGGCCACTCCCTCCCGGCCCCCGCGGGTGGCCGGTGGTCGGCAACCTCCCACTGCTCGGCACCAAGCCGCACCGCACCCTCCAGGCTCTGTCCGAGATCTACGGCCCCCTGTTTCGCCTCCGCTTCGGCTCCGTCGACGTCGTCGTGGCCGCCTCGGCTGACGTGGCTTCTCAGTTCCTCCGCGCGCAGGACGCCAACTTCAGCGACCGCCCGCCCAACTCCGGCGCCGAGCACGTGGCCTACAACTACCAGGATCTCGTGTTCGCGCCCTACGGCCCGCGCTGGCGTCACCTCCGCAAGCTCTGCTCTGTTCACCTTTTCAGTGCCAAGGCGCTCGGCGACCTCCGGTGGGTCCGCGAGGGCGAGATAGGACTCCTGGTGCGCGCCCTCGTCTGCGGCAGGAATCCGGTCAACGTGGGGCAGGCAGTGAACGTGTGCGCGACGAACGCGCTGGCGCGGGCCATGCTGGGGCGGCGGGTGTTCGAGGAGGAGGGGGCGGCGTCGGGGGAATTTAAGGAGATGGTGGTGGAGCTGATGAGGCTCGCCGGTGAGTTTAACGTGGGCGACTTCGTTCCGTGGCTGAGGTGGCTCGACCTACAGGGCGTGGTGGAGCGGATGAAGCGCCTGCACCGCAAGTACGACGAGATGCTCGACGGAATCATCGAAGAGCACCGCCGAGCGAAGGCGGCCGGcggaaaaggaggaggaggaggaggaaaaggGAGGGACTTATTGAGCGTACTCATAGAGCTGACCGAGAAGCCGGACGACGAGGGCGGTAAGCTGACCGATACCAATATCAAGGCCTTGCTACTG AACTTGTTCACGGCGGGAACGGACACGTCGTCGAGCACTGTGGAGTGGGCGCTAGCTGAGCTGATCCGGCACCCGGCCGTGCTCCGTCGAGCGCAGGCGGAGCTGGACGCGGCGGTAGGCAAAGCACGGCTGGTGCAGGAGGCGGACTTGCCTGACCTTCCCCTGCTGCAGGCGGTGGTGAAGGAGACGTTCCGACTGCACCCTTCGACTCCGCTGTCGCTGCCGCGGGTGGCGTCGGAGGCGTGCGAGGTGGGGGGTTTCACAGTGCCCAAGGGCGCCACTCTGCTGGTCAACGTGTGGGCCATCACGCACGACCCATCGTCGTGGGGTCCTCAGGCGGCCGAGTTCCAGCCCGACCGGTTCCTCCCTGGCGGCGCGCACGAGGGGGTGGATCTCCGCGGCAACGACTTCGAGTTGATCCCGTTCGGCGCCGGGCGGCGGATCTGCGCGGGGATGAGCCTGGGCATACGGATGGTGCAGCTGATGACCGCAACGCTGGTGCACGCCTTCGACTGGAGGCTGCCGGAGGGGCAGACGCCGGACAAGCTGGACATGGAGGAGGCCTACGGGCTGACGCTGCAGAGGGCAGCGCCGCTGACGGCACTCCCCGTGCCCAGGCTGCTCGCCGAAGCCTACGATATCGAATTGTGTTGTACGTAA